Proteins found in one Candidatus Neomarinimicrobiota bacterium genomic segment:
- a CDS encoding HNH endonuclease — MPDNNHSILNRYVLVLNQAYEPVMVTNAKRAVILMLLGKAEEVVNYDEIVHSPSIQMPLPSIVRLSRYIRVRDKEIVLTRKNVLKRDNHRCQYCGRTSVPLTLDHVLPKQRGGRDTWNNLVAACHVCNVRKGNRTPTEAGMPLLRPPHKPSRITHFQKFVRKHQAAWRPYLFMEPAA; from the coding sequence ATGCCTGATAACAACCACAGCATCCTGAACCGCTACGTGCTGGTGTTGAACCAGGCCTATGAGCCGGTGATGGTGACCAATGCCAAGCGGGCCGTGATCCTGATGCTGCTGGGCAAGGCGGAGGAGGTGGTGAATTACGATGAGATCGTTCACTCCCCCAGTATTCAGATGCCCCTGCCCAGTATCGTGCGTCTCAGCCGTTATATCCGGGTTCGCGATAAGGAAATTGTGCTGACCCGTAAGAACGTGCTTAAGCGGGATAATCATCGCTGCCAGTACTGCGGTCGCACCTCGGTTCCCCTTACTCTAGATCATGTACTTCCCAAACAGCGCGGTGGCAGGGACACGTGGAACAACCTGGTGGCGGCCTGTCACGTCTGTAACGTGCGCAAGGGGAACCGCACCCCCACTGAAGCTGGCATGCCCCTCCTGCGGCCGCCGCACAAGCCCTCCCGCATTACCCATTTCCAGAAATTCGTCCGCAAGCACCAGGCTGCTTGGCGTCCCTATCTGTTTATGGAACCGGCGGCGTGA
- a CDS encoding 3'-5' exoribonuclease YhaM family protein, whose amino-acid sequence MKLTAIVDFKDNTTVQGFYLCLEKHLKTTKAGDYYLDLLLQDATGRIPAKIWEQVDHFRGQFESGDPIAAKGIVERYSGVLQLNCTHVAKATRERYGRYGFHEELLIPTIQEDRRELWKSLTGLITGIKDKHLKGLLRQIFKTYKNTIMVLPASMTYHHPERGGFLKHLVSTAEIAVMLAEHYPRIDGDLLLAGVLLHDIGKVRGLSTGLAGGYTEEGQLIGHVVLSRDILLEAVQGIAEFPPELALRLEHIILSHQGSPVEGSPRPPKFPEALLVYLIDRIDGRLDLMFREIDRDPGEEPFTDSRNPFRTSLWKHYRR is encoded by the coding sequence ATGAAACTGACTGCTATTGTTGATTTTAAGGATAACACCACCGTCCAGGGTTTTTATCTCTGCCTGGAAAAGCACCTGAAGACCACCAAAGCCGGCGACTATTATCTGGACCTGCTCCTCCAGGATGCTACCGGCCGCATCCCCGCCAAGATCTGGGAGCAGGTGGACCACTTCCGCGGCCAGTTTGAGTCTGGCGATCCCATCGCTGCCAAAGGCATCGTTGAGCGATATAGTGGCGTACTGCAGCTGAACTGCACCCACGTGGCGAAGGCCACCAGGGAAAGGTACGGCCGGTATGGATTCCACGAAGAGCTGCTGATTCCCACCATTCAGGAAGACCGCCGCGAGCTATGGAAAAGCCTCACCGGTCTCATCACCGGTATTAAAGACAAGCACCTTAAAGGACTCCTGCGGCAGATCTTCAAGACCTATAAGAACACCATTATGGTGCTGCCGGCCTCGATGACCTACCATCATCCCGAGCGGGGGGGCTTCCTCAAGCACCTGGTATCCACCGCGGAAATCGCCGTTATGCTGGCCGAACATTACCCTCGCATCGACGGGGATTTGCTCCTGGCCGGGGTGCTGCTGCACGATATCGGTAAGGTCAGAGGCCTATCCACCGGTCTGGCGGGGGGCTACACCGAAGAGGGCCAGCTCATCGGCCATGTCGTCCTCAGCCGGGACATCCTACTGGAGGCCGTCCAGGGTATAGCCGAGTTCCCGCCGGAGTTGGCCCTCAGATTGGAGCATATAATCCTGAGTCACCAGGGCTCGCCGGTTGAAGGCTCCCCGCGCCCACCCAAATTTCCCGAGGCCCTGCTGGTGTACCTCATCGATCGCATCGATGGCCGGCTGGACCTCATGTTCCGAGAGATCGACAGAGATCCCGGTGAGGAGCCCTTCACCGATTCGCGGAATCCATTTCGTACGTCGCTCTGGAAGCATTATCGGCGGTGA
- the trpS gene encoding tryptophan--tRNA ligase has product MKRRRVLSGMRPTGKLHLGHYVGALENWVSLQETYQNFHLIADYHVLTTQLDTAHIAENTLEMLKDWLAAGIDPERSPIFRQSQIKEHSELFLILSMLITANRLERNPTLKEQIRDLNVENVVYGHLGYPVLQAADILLYKGELVPVGEDQAPHVEISRELARKFNKTYGAVFPEPRVKLTRFARLPGLDGQAKMSKSLGNAVLMSDEPETVQAKLKKAVTDPRKIRRGDPGRPDICLVFTHHTRFNQAHVSEIRAGCESGKLGCVDCKRMCAQAIADQLAPFRERRHYYDAHLDELKQIISDGEARAKREAQATMSEVRQAMGLG; this is encoded by the coding sequence GTGAAGCGCAGGCGGGTTCTCAGCGGCATGCGGCCCACAGGGAAACTCCACCTGGGACACTACGTGGGGGCATTGGAAAACTGGGTGTCCCTCCAGGAAACTTACCAGAACTTCCACCTCATCGCTGATTATCACGTCCTCACCACCCAGCTGGATACCGCCCACATCGCCGAAAATACCTTGGAAATGCTGAAGGACTGGCTGGCGGCGGGCATCGATCCCGAGCGCAGCCCCATTTTCCGCCAGAGCCAGATCAAAGAACATTCCGAACTGTTTCTCATCCTGAGCATGCTCATTACGGCTAACCGCCTGGAGCGCAATCCCACCCTTAAGGAGCAGATACGGGATCTGAATGTCGAGAATGTTGTGTATGGCCATCTGGGCTACCCGGTCCTTCAAGCTGCCGATATCCTGCTTTACAAGGGTGAATTGGTGCCGGTGGGGGAGGACCAGGCGCCCCATGTGGAGATTAGCCGGGAGCTGGCCCGCAAGTTCAACAAGACCTACGGGGCGGTTTTCCCGGAACCGAGAGTCAAGCTCACCCGGTTTGCCCGTTTACCGGGCTTGGACGGCCAGGCGAAAATGAGTAAGTCACTGGGTAACGCCGTTTTGATGTCCGATGAGCCGGAGACTGTCCAGGCCAAGCTCAAGAAAGCGGTGACCGATCCCCGGAAGATTCGCCGGGGTGATCCGGGACGGCCCGATATCTGCCTGGTGTTCACCCACCATACGCGCTTCAATCAGGCACACGTATCAGAGATCCGGGCCGGCTGCGAGAGTGGTAAGCTGGGCTGTGTAGACTGCAAACGGATGTGCGCTCAAGCCATTGCTGATCAGCTGGCGCCTTTCCGTGAACGGCGCCACTATTACGATGCCCACCTCGATGAGTTGAAGCAGATCATTAGCGATGGGGAGGCGCGGGCTAAGAGGGAGGCCCAGGCCACCA